The window CCGAGGAGATCGCCCGAATTGCGGAGAATGCCCGAAGACGGCTTGACAAGGGTGAAGGCGCTCATTATAATTGATCAAAGTCTTTTGACGGGGCGGAAAGGCACTGCTGGCCTGTATCTTGCAGTGCCTCAAACTTTGTCCGGTTGAATAAAGGGTTCCGGGGAGATATATAAATGGTTGTTAACGACGTCGGGTTCTTTTCCGAGATCAGCGTTCGATAGTCTAGGTATTTGATAAGGAGTCGAGGAACGTGTCAGTAGAAAAGAAAGACATGATTCTGACGGTTGCGGGCTTGCGCAAACTGGAGAGGGAGCTGGAGTACCTTAAGATGGTGAAGCGCCGGGAAGTGGCCGAACGGATCAAACAGGCCATTGAGTTTGGCGACATCACCGACAGTTCGGAGTACGAGGACGCCAAGAACGAACAGGCTTTTATCGAAGGCCGGATTATCACGCTGGAGAAAGCCCTGCGCAACGCCAAGGTCATCGACGCCGAGGACGTGGGCACGGAAGAGGTCGGCATCGGTTCCACGGTACGCCTGAAGGACCTCAACGGCGGTGAGGAGTTGCAGTACACCATCGTCGGCTCGATGGAGTCCGATCCCCGGTCGAACAAGATCTCCGATGAGTCGCCGGTGGGCCGGGCCATGCTCGGGCAGCGGGTGGGAAACATCGTTGAGATCCAGGTGCCGGCCGGGACATTGAAATACCAGATCATCGACATCACGCGTTCGGAGCTTTAAAGCACTTTTTCAGGGGGATGGTTAATGAGCGACCACGACCAGGAGTTACACGAACTGTTGCGGGTGCGGCGCGAGAAGCTTCTCCAACTGCAGGCACAGGGAGTGCCGCCTTACGGGGGACGCTATGAACGCACCCATCTGGCGGCGGTGGTCGTGGACGATTACGCCCGGCTCGAGGGGCGGGAGCTCAGTCTGGCGGGGCGCCTGATGGCCAAGCGGGGTCACGGCAAAGCCGCCTTCGGGGATCTCCAGGACGGTTCCGGTAAGGTGCAGGCCTACTTCCGGCTGAACGACCTCGGTCCCGAGAAGTACGAGCTTTTTAAGACCCTGGATATCGGGGATTTTATCGGCATTCGGGGCACGGTTTTCAAAACGCGCACCGGCGAGGTCACCGTGGCGGTTTCCGACTTCGTCCTGCTGGCCAAGTCTCTCCGGCCCCTGCCCGAGAAGTGGCACGGCCTGAAGGACGTCGAACTCCGCTACCGGCAGCGCTACCTTGATTTGATCATTAATCCCCAGAGCCGAGAAGTGTTTGTTACCAGGAGCCGAATAATCGCGGCCATTCGTCGCTACCTGGACGAAAACGGTTTTCTTGAAGTGGAAACACCGATGATGCAGACCTTGGCCGGCGGGGCGGTCGCCCGCCCGTTCAAGACCTACCACAACGCCCTGGGCATCTCCTTATTCTTGCGAATCGCGCCCGAACTCTATCTCAAGCGTTTGCTGGTGGGCGGGTTCGACAAGGTGTATGAGATCAACCGGAACTTCCGGAATGAAGGGATCTCCACCCGGCACAACCCCGAGTTCACCATGCTCGAAATCTACGAGGCTTACGCGGACTACCACGACATGATGAATCTAACGGAGCGGCTGATTAGCAGTGTCATCGAACAGGTCTTCACGGATCACATTTTTCCCTACGGGGAACACCGGCTGGACTTCAATATTCCCTGGCCACGGTATTCCATGCTAGAGGTGGTCCGGGAAAAAACTGGC is drawn from Candidatus Desulforudis audaxviator MP104C and contains these coding sequences:
- the greA gene encoding transcription elongation factor GreA, with amino-acid sequence MILTVAGLRKLERELEYLKMVKRREVAERIKQAIEFGDITDSSEYEDAKNEQAFIEGRIITLEKALRNAKVIDAEDVGTEEVGIGSTVRLKDLNGGEELQYTIVGSMESDPRSNKISDESPVGRAMLGQRVGNIVEIQVPAGTLKYQIIDITRSEL
- the lysS gene encoding lysine--tRNA ligase, with the protein product MSDHDQELHELLRVRREKLLQLQAQGVPPYGGRYERTHLAAVVVDDYARLEGRELSLAGRLMAKRGHGKAAFGDLQDGSGKVQAYFRLNDLGPEKYELFKTLDIGDFIGIRGTVFKTRTGEVTVAVSDFVLLAKSLRPLPEKWHGLKDVELRYRQRYLDLIINPQSREVFVTRSRIIAAIRRYLDENGFLEVETPMMQTLAGGAVARPFKTYHNALGISLFLRIAPELYLKRLLVGGFDKVYEINRNFRNEGISTRHNPEFTMLEIYEAYADYHDMMNLTERLISSVIEQVFTDHIFPYGEHRLDFNIPWPRYSMLEVVREKTGLDFENLSPEEAAVAARDAGLEFDSEPSWAEALNAVFEDKVQPQLVQPTFIYDYPLELSPLAKRHEDAPHLVYRFELFIAGREIANAFSELNDPVDQRERFQAQLEKRKRGDEEAHVFDEDFVTALEYGMPPAGGLGIGIDRLIMLLTDSPSIRDVILFPLLRPRED